In Neofelis nebulosa isolate mNeoNeb1 chromosome 10, mNeoNeb1.pri, whole genome shotgun sequence, one DNA window encodes the following:
- the MUC5AC gene encoding mucin-5AC produces the protein MARRRRRAEAVAGGGFAARVDAYAQQKPCAWGALCDPAPAPAGDRLQGVTILPPLRTVPVVRALNPAHNGRVCSTWGDFHYKTFDGDVFRFPGLCNYVLSAHCGAAYEDFNVQVRRSLESNVTTLARVTMKLDGMVIELTKSSIRVNGLPIQLPFSQSGVIIEHSSSHLKVVARLGLVFMWSQDDSLLLELDAKYSNQTCGLCGDFNGVPVFDEFLSHGVKLTPIEFGNLQKLHGPTEQCQDPAPVPPLTCSLGTGICEEILSSWPFRGCNALVDASSYVQACRQDLCLCEHAELTSCVCHTVAEYSRQCAHAGGRPLDWRGPDLCPQTCPLNMQYRECGSPCADTCSNPEHSQLCEDHCMAGCFCPEGTVLDDIGQTGCIPAPQCACVYNGATYAPGAVYSTDCANCTCSSGRWSCQEVPCPGTCSVLGGAHFSTFDERQYTVHGDCSYVLAKPCDSSAFTVLAELRRCGLTDSETCLKSLTLSLDGGHTVIVVKASGEVFVNQIYTQMPVSAANVTLFRPSTFFIIAQTNLGLQLDIQLVPAMQVFLRLAPELRGLTCGLCGNFNQNQADDFRTLSGVVEGTAAAFANTWKTQAACPNVKNSFEDPCSLSVENEKYAQHWCSQLKDPHGPFAQCHAAVSPGTYHSNCMFDTCNCQKSEDCLCAALSSYVRACAAKGVLLRGWRDGVCTKPMATCPKSLTYHYHISTCQPTCRARSHEDVTCGIRFVPVDGCACPQGTFMDEAGKCVPATSCPCYHEGSVVPNGESLHERGAICTCTQGLLSCIGGHTPAPVCTPPMVYVDCRNATPGAAGAGCQKSCFTLDMECYSSRCEPGCVCPDGLVADGEGGCVAVEDCPCVHDEASYLPGQTIRVGCNTCTCKSRMWQCTREPCLATCTVYGDGHYITFDGRSYSFSGDCEYTLLQDHCGGNSTANGTFRVVTENVPCGTTGVTCSKDLKLFLGSYELKLSGGKVEVIQKGVGQEAPYSIRQMGIYLVVDTEVGLVLLWDRKTSIFLKLSPEFKGRVCGLCGNFDDNAVNDFTTRSQSVVGNALEFGNSWKFSPSCADAPAPRDACTANPHRKSWAQKQCSVLNSATFAACHAHVEPAKYYEACVGDACACDSGGDCECLCTAVAAYAQACHDVGVCVSWRTPDICPLFCDYYNREGQCEWHYQPCGPPCMRTCRNPSGRCLTDLPGLEGCYPKCPPEAPIFDEDRMQCVATCPTPPPPPPCRVQGKSYRPGEMVPSDRNCQSCVCSESGVQCVYDTEACVCTYDGRRFRPGDVIYHTTDGTGGCISARCSANGTIDRRVYPCSPTTPTPPTTFSFSTSPLVVSSTRPAHTCHSPAKSTVRPSTRSGVPASTPGTTSGPPTRPPRPRQACGEDCRWSPWLDVSHPGRGIDSGDFDTLENLRAHGHQVCPAPKRVECRAEDAPEVPIQVLGQHVECSPVRGLTCYNRKQASGLCHNYQIRVQCCSPRTCPTSGGQTQTTTPVPGTTETTTSTSTPVPSTPTPVPGTTETTPSTSTPVPGTTTITTSTPTPTPSTPTPVPGTTETTPSTSTPVPGTTTITTSTPTPTPSTTTPPCLQKLCNWTQWFDSSYPGPGINGGDFDTFHDLRAKGYKFCEKPSNVECRAQFFPNIPLEELGQDLICDKSLGLLCLNRNQLPPICYNYEIRIECCELVDVCRSTTHPVTSETTYSTREETGTQTQLTWTTGIPSSPTRHSTVSSVHTHPTTTVTTGTHSVSPAVTIPCQPQCRWTKWFDVDFPSPGPHGGDAETFGNIARRGEKICRRPEYITRLECRAESHPEVSIETLGQVVECNVSKGLVCRNRDQGGDVGMCLNYEVRVLCCEPPEYCSTHKTVGVSHTSSVSTTRLTETISHLVTSSSTSVPKTSSTSVTETSPTSVTETSSTSVTETSSTSVTETSSTSVTETRPTSVTETRPTSVTETSPTSVTETSSTSVTETRPPSVTETSSTSVTETSPTSVTETSSTSVTETSPTSVTETSPTSVTETSPTSVTETSSTSVTETRPTSVTETRPTSVTKTRPTSVTETSSTSVTETSSTSVTETSPTSVTETSPTSVTETSSTSVTETSATSVTETSPTSVTETSSTSVTETRPTSVTETSSTLVTETRPTSVTGTRPTSVTETSPTSVTETSSTSVTETRPTSVTETSSTSVTETRSTSVTETRPTLVTETSPTSVTETSPTSVTETRPTSVTETSPTSVTETSPTSVTETSSTSVTETSPTSVTETRPTSVTETSSTSVTGTSPTSVTETSSTSVTETSPTSVTETSSTSVTETSSTSVTGTSSTSVTETRPTSVTETSSTLVTETRPTSVTGTRPTSVTETSPTSVTETRPTSVTETSPTSVTETSSTSVTETSPTSVTGTSSTSVTETSPTSVTGTRPTSVTETSSTSVTETRPTSVTETSSTLVTETSPTSVTETSPTSVTETSPTSEPKRSTTSGPTISTSPVLKTETTHFTPVTIPCQPQCRWTKWFDVDFPSPGPHGGDADTLGNIVRRGGKICRRPEYITRLECRVESHPEVSIETLGQVVECNVSKDLMCRNRDQSGDVGMCNYEVRVLCCEPPEHCPRTSVTPYTTPSTKPSSPPEPTSVVSTTTCYCSVSDKFYPAGSIIYNRTDLDGHCYYATCSLDCHVVRTHYTCASGTTPPVPTTSPAGSSPSASAPVTAQGCPNAVPPRRKGETWAMPNCSRATCEGNGVITLQPRPCPQVQRPTCANGYPPVEVVDPDSCCPHYQCQCVCSGWGDPHYITFDGTYYTFLDNCTYVLVQQILPVYGHLRVLIDNYFCGAEDGLSCPQSIIVEYRQDRVVLTRKPVLGVMTNEIVFNDKVVKPGFQKDGVSISQIGIKMYLTIPELGVQVMFSGLIFSVELPFSKFANNTEGQCGTCTNDKKDECRLPGGTVVPSCSDMSGHWKVTTPHQPPCHGPPPKPTAVGPTPSPTPCLPSPICQLILSEVFELCHPLIPPLAFYQGCTFDHCHLNDSSVLCSSLELYASLCTSRGVCIDWRRHTNHTCSFTCPADKVYRPCGPSKPSYCYGSDNTSLVALQDTVPITEGCFCPENMTRFSMSSPVCVPADCHRCLGPHGEAVEPGHTISVDCRRCTCESSTLTMSCHRQPCPLPPACPLPGFVPVPAAPQAGQCCPQYNCACDTSYCPKSVACPEGSHPVVTYKEGACCPSQNCSWDVCSVNGTLYQPGSVVSSSLCETCRCEVSSSPQLDTVVISCETQICNTHCPAGFKYQEQSGQCCGLCVQQACVVNASDSSTRIFYPGQSWPDPTNPCVTHECEKHRDGLVVVTRRKACPPLNCPAAQAQLSEDGCCLACPPPQPRNQSACAVYYKREVIVHGDCRSPRPTRVAYCQGNCGDSSAKYSLEANTIERNCSCCRELRVLPTTVTLRCKDGSSRTFGYTLVKECGCVGQQCGPRGNLSHSEEPGPVQSDEEQSQETGHTGWRRGSSSPRSSRPPPSGTQR, from the exons ATGGCGCGGCGGAGGCGCAGGGCGGAGGCTGTCGCTGGAGGAGGCTTTGCTGCCCGAGT AGATGCCTATGCCCAGCAGAAGCCATGTGCGTGGGGGGCGCTGTGTGACCCTGCCCCTGCTCCCGCAGGCGACCGGCTGCAAGGCGTGACCATCCTCCCCCCTCTGAGGACGGTGCCGGTGGTTCGAG CCCTGAACCCCGCACACAATGGGCGGGTGTGCAGCACCTGGGGCGACTTCCACTATAAGACCTTCGACGGGGACGTCTTCCGCTTCCCGGGCCTGTGCAACTATGTCCTCTCCGCGCACTGTGGGGCCGCCTACGAGGACTTCAACGTCCAGGTCCGCCGCAGCCTGGAGTCCAATGTTACCACGCTGGCCAGAGTCACCATGAAGCTGGATGGCATGGTCATCGAGTTGACCAAGAGCTCCATCCGGGTCAACGGGCTCCC AATCCAGCTGCCTTTTAGCCAGTCTGGTGTCATCATCGAGCACAGCAGCAGCCACCTGAAGGTGGTGGCCAGGCTGGGCCTGGTCTTCATGTGGAGCCAGGACGACAGTCTCCTG CTGGAGCTGGACGCCAAGTACTCGAACCAGACCTGCGGGCTCTGTGGAGACTTTAACGGTGTGCCTGTCTTCGACGAGTTCCTCTCCCACG GTGTCAAGCTGACCCCCATCGAGTTCGGGAATCTGCAGAAGTTGCACGGCCCCACGGAGCAGTGTCAGGACCCTGCACCTGTGCCCCCGCTGACTTGCTCACTGGGCACC GGCATCTGTGAGGAGATCCTGAGCAGCTGGCCCTTCCGGGGCTGCAACGCCCTGGTGGACGCCAGCAGCTACGTGCAGGCCTGCCGGCAAGACCTCTGCCTGTGCGAGCACGCCGAGCTGACCAGCTGCGTCTGCCATACGGTCGCCGAGTACTCCCGCCAGTGCGCCCACGCCGGGGGGCGGCCCCTGGACTGGCGCGGCCCCGACCTGTGCC CCCAGACGTGCCCCCTCAACATGCAGTACCGCGAGTGCGGCTCACCCTGTGCGGACACCTGCTCCAACCCGGAGCACTCCCAGCTCTGCGAGGACCACTGCATGGCCGGCTGCTTCTGCCCCGAGG GGACGGTGCTCGATGACATTGGCCAGACGGGCTGCATCCCCGCACCCCAGTGCGCCTGCGTGTACAACGGGGCCACCTATGCTCCGGGGGCTGTCTACTCCACAGACTGTGCCAACTG CACCTGCTCCAGCGGCCGGTGGAGCTGCCAGGAGGTGCCATGTCCTGGCACCTGCTCGGTGCTGGGGGGCGCCCACTTCTCCACGTTCGATGAGAGGCAGTACACAGTGCACGGAGACTGCAGCTACGTGTTGGCCAAG CCCTGTGACAGCAGCGCCTTCACTGTGCTGGCGGAGTTGCGCAGGTGCGGCCTGACGGACAGTGAGACTTGCCTGAAGAGCCTGACCTTGAGCCTGGATGGGGGGCACACG GTCATCGTGGTCAAGGCCAGCGGGGAGGTGTTTGTGAACCAGATCTACACCCAGATGCCCGTCTCAGCAG CCAACGTCACGCTCTTCAGACCCTCAACCTTCTTCATCATCGCCCAGACCAACCTGGGTCTGCAGCTGGACATCCAGCTGGTACCCGCCATGCAGGTGTTCCTGAGGCTGGCGCCCGAGCTCCGCGGGCTGACCTGCG gcctgtgCGGGAACTTCAACCAGAACCAGGCCGATGACTTCCGGACCCTCAGCGGCGTGGTGGAGGGCACGGCCGCCGCCTTCGCCAACACCTGGAAGACCCAGGCCGCCTGCCCCAACGTCAAGAACAGCTTCGAGGACCCCTGCTCCCTCAGCGTGGAGAACG AGAAGTACGCTCAGCATTGGTGCTCCCAACTGAAGGACCCCCACGGCCCCTTCGCCCAGTGCCACGCTGCCGTGAGCCCCGGCACTTACCACTCG AACTGCATGTTCGACACGTGCAACTGTCAGAAGAGCGAGGACTGTCTGTGTGCGGCCCTGTCTTCCTATGTGCGCGCCTGTGCCGCCAAGGGGGTGCtgctcagaggctggagggaCGGCGTGTGCA CGAAGCCCATGGCCACCTGCCCGAAGTCGCTGACCTACCACTACCACATCAGCACCTGCCAGCCCACCTGCCGGGCCCGGAGTCACGAGGACGTCACCTGCGGCATCCGCTTTGTCCCTGTGGACGGCTGCGCCTGCCCCCAAGGCACCTTCATGGACGAAGCGGGCAAGTGTGTGCCGGCCACCAGCTGTCCCTGCTACCACGAGGGCTCCGTGGTCCCCAACGGGGAGTCGCTGCACGAGCGTGGGGCCATCTG CACTTGCACGCAAGGCTTGCTGAGCTGCATCGGAGgccacacccctgccccag TCTGCACCCCGCCCATGGTCTACGTCGACTGTCGCAATGCCACACCGGGGGCCGCCGGGGCCGGCTGTCAGAAGAGCTGCTTCACCTTGGACATGGAGTGT TACAGCTCCCGGTGCGAGCCCGGCTGCGTGTGCCCCGATGGGCTGGTGGCCGACGGTGAAGGCGGCTGCGTCGCCGTGGAGGACTGTCCCTGTGTGCACGACGAGGCCAGCTACCTGCCCGGCCAGACCATCCGGGTGGGCTGCAACACCTG cACCTGTAAAAGCAGGATGTGGCAGTGCACACGTGAGCCCTGCCTGGCCACCTGCACGGTGTATGGGGACGGCCACTACATCACCTTCGATGGACGGAGCTACAGCTTTAGCGGCGACTGCGAGTACACACTGCTTCAG GACCACTGTGGTGGGAACAGCACTGCCAACGGGACCTTCCGAGTCGTCACGGAGAACGTCCCCTGCGGGACCACGGGCGTCACCTGCTCCAAGGACCTCAAGCTCTTCCTGGGG AGCTACGAGCTGAAGCTGAGTGGCGGCAAAGTGGAGGTGATCCAGAAGGGCGTGGGGCAGGAGGCCCCCTACTCCATCCGCCAGATGGGCATCTACCTGGTGGTGGACACCGAGGTCGGCCTGGTGCTGCTGTGGGACAGGAAGACCAGCATCTTCCTCAAACTCAGCCCCGAGTTCAAG GGCCGGGTCTGCGGGCTGTGCGGGAACTTTGACGACAACGCCGTCAATGACTTCACCACGCGGAGCCAGTCCGTGGTGGGCAACGCCCTGGAGTTTGGCAACAGCTGGAAATTCTCCCCGTCCTGCGCCGACGCCCCGGCCCCCAGGGACGCCTGCACCGCCAACCCGCACCGCAAGTCCTGGGCCCAGAAGCAGTGCAGCGTCCTCAACAGCGCCACCTTCGCCGCCTGCCACGCCCAC GTGGAGCCCGCCAAGTACTATGAGGCCTGCGTGGGCGACGCGTGTGCCTGTGACTCCGGGGGCGACTGTGAGTGTCTCTGCACGGCCGTGGCCGCCTACGCCCAGGCCTGCCACGACGTGGGCGTGTGCGTGTCCTGGCGGACCCCGGACATCTGCC CCTTGTTCTGCGACTACTACAACCGCGAGGGCCAGTGCGAGTGGCACTACCAGCCCTGCGGCCCGCCCTGCATGAGGACCTGCAGGAACCCGAGCGGCCGCTGCCTGACCGACCTGCCGGGCCTGGAAG GCTGCTACCCCAAGTGCCCGCCAGAAGCCCCCATCTTCGACGAGGACCGGATGCAGTGTGTGGCCACGTGCCCCAcgccccccccgccgccgccctgCCGCGTCCAAGGCAAGTCATACCGGCCGGGGGAGATGGTGCCGTCTGACAGGAACTGCCAGTCCTG CGTCTGCAGCGAGAGTGGGGTGCAGTGCGTCTACGACACCGAGG CCTGTGTCTGCACCTATGACGGGCGGCGGTTCCGCCCAGGGGACGTCATCTACCACACGACCGACGGCACGGGGGGCTGCATCTCCGCCCGCTGCTCGGCCAACGGCACCATCGACAGGAGGGTCTACCCCTGCAGCCCCACCACCCCCACGCCACCAaccaccttctccttctccacaTCCCCGCTCG TCGTGAGCTCAACACGTCCAGCCCACACGTGCCACAGCCCTGCCAAGAGCACGGTGCGGCCCAGCACTCGGAGCGgtgtccctgcctccaccccgGGCACGACCTCCGGTCCTCCCACGAGACCTCCCCGGCCCCGCCAGGCCTGTGGGGAAGATTGCCGGTGGTCACCGTGGCTGGACGTCAGTCACCCGGGACGGGGCATCGACAGCGGTGACTTCGACACGCTGGAGAACCTCCGTGCCCACGGGCACCAGGTCTGCCCGGCGCCGAAGAGGGTGGAGTGTCGGGCTGAGGACGCCCCCGAGGTACCGATCCAGGTCCTGGGGCAGCACGTGGAGTGCAGCCCAGTGCGGGGCCTGACCTGTTACAACCGCAAGCAGGCTTCGGGGCTCTGCCACAACTACCAGATCAGGGTCCAGTGCTGCTCCCCCCGTACCTGCCCTACCTCTGGCGGTCAAACCCAGACCACCACACCTGTCCCAGGGACCACTGAAACCACCACAAGTACCTCTACACCTGTCCCAAGCACTCCTACACCTGTCCCAGGGACCACTGAAACCACCCCGAGTACCTCTACACCTGTCCCAGGGACCACTACAATCACCACAAGTACCCCGACACCTACCCCAAGTACCCCTACACCTGTCCCAGGGACCACTGAAACCACCCCGAGTACCTCTACACCTGTCCCAGGGACCACTACAATCACCACAAGTACCCCGACACCTACCCCAAGTACCACTACACCT CCTTGTTTACAAAAGTTGTGCAACTGGACCCAATGGTTCGACAGCAGCTACCCTGGTCCTGGTATAAATGGCGGAGATTTCGACACTTTTCATGACTTGAGAGCCAAAGGATATAAATTCTGTGAAAAGCCCAGCAACGTGGAGTGTAGGGCACAGTTCTTCCCAAACATCCCACTGGAGGAGCTGGGACAGGACTTGATCTGTGACAAGAGCCTGGGGCTGTTATGCCTCAACAGGAACCAGTTGCCACCGATCTGTTATAACTACGAAATCCGGATCGAGTGCTGCGAGCTGGTGGATGTGTGCAGAAGCACCACACACCCTGTGACGTCTGAGACCACGTATTCCACCCGAGAGGAAACCGGGACCCAGACACAGCTTACCTGGACCACTGGAATCCCCTCGTCTCCCACACGGCACAGCACCGTCAGCTCCGTGCACACGCACCCCACAACCACCGTCACAACCGGCACACACTCAGTCTCCCCAGCCGTGACCATCCCCTGCCAGCCACAGTGCAGGTGGACCAAGTGGTTCGATGTGGACTTCCCGTCCCCAGGGCCCCACGGAGGAGACGCGGAAACCTTCGGCAACATCgccagaaggggagagaaaatctGTCGCCGGCCCGAGTACATCACGCGGCTGGAGTGCCGGGCCGAGAGCCACCCCGAGGTCAGCATCGAGACGCTGGGCCAGGTGGTAGAGTGCAACGTCAGCAAGGGCCTGGTGTGCCGGAACCGTGACCAGGGCGGCGATGTCGGGATGTGCCTCAACTACGAGGTCCGCGTGCTGTGCTGTGAGCCCCCGGAGTACTGCTCTACCCACAAAACTGTCGGAGTATCTCACACTTCAAGCGTTAGCACCACCAGGCTAACTGAGACCATCTCCCACCTGGTGACATCCAGCTCAACCTCCGTGCCGAAAACCAGCTCAACCTCGGTGACAGAAACCAGCCCAACCTCGGTGACAGAAACCAGCTCAACCTCTGTAACAGAAACCAGCTCAACCTCGGTGACAGAGACCAGCTCAACCTCGGTGACAGAAACCAGGCCAACCTCAGTGACAGAAACCAGGCCAACCTCGGTGACAGAAACCAGCCCAACCTCGGTGACAGAAACCAGCTCAACCTCAGTGACAGAAACCAGGCCACCCTCAGTGACAGAAACCAGCTCAACCTCGGTGACAGAAACCAGCCCAACCTCAGTTACAGAGACCAGCTCAACCTCGGTGACAGAAACCAGCCCAACCTCAGTGACAGAAACCAGCCCAACCTCGGTGACAGAAACCAGCCCAACCTCGGTGACAGAAACCAGCTCAACCTCGGTGACAGAAACCAGGCCAACCTCAGTGACAGAAACCAGGCCAACCTCAGTGACAAAAACCAGGCCAACCTCAGTGACAGAGACCAGCTCAACCTCGGTGACAGAAACCAGCTCAACCTCGGTGACAGAAACCAGCCCAACCTCAGTGACAGAAACCAGCCCAACCTCGGTGACAGAAACCAGCTCAACCTCGGTGACAGAAACCAGCGCAACCTCGGTGACAGAAACCAGCCCAACCTCGGTGACAGAAACCAGCTCAACCTCGGTGACAGAAACCAGGCCAACCTCGGTGACAGAAACCAGCTCAACCTTGGTGACAGAAACCAGGCCAACCTCAGTGACAGGAACTAGGCCAACCTCGGTGACAGAAACCAGCCCAACCTCGGTGACAGAAACCAGCTCAACCTCGGTGACAGAAACCAGGCCAACCTCGGTGACAGAAACCAGCTCAACCTCGGTGACAGAAACCAGGTCAACCTCGGTGACAGAAACCAGGCCAACCTTGGTGACAGAAACCAGCCCAACCTCGGTGACAGAAACCAGCCCAACCTCGGTGACAGAAACCAGGCCAACCTCAGTGACAGAAACCAGCCCAACCTCGGTGACAGAAACCAGCCCAACCTCGGTGACAGAAACCAGCTCAACCTCGGTGACAGAAACCAGCCCAACCTCAGTGACAGAAACCAGGCCAACCTCGGTGACAGAAACCAGCTCAACCTCGGTGACAGGAACCAGCCCAACCTCGGTGACAGAAACCAGCTCAACCTCGGTGACAGAAACCAGCCCAACCTCGGTGACAGAAACCAGCTCAACCTCAGTGACAGAAACCAGCTCAACCTCGGTGACAGGAACCAGCTCAACCTCGGTGACAGAAACCAGGCCAACCTCGGTGACAGAAACCAGCTCAACCTTGGTGACAGAAACCAGGCCAACCTCAGTGACAGGAACTAGGCCAACCTCGGTGACAGAAACCAGCCCAACCTCGGTGACAGAAACCAGGCCAACCTCGGTGACAGAAACCAGCCCAACCTCGGTGACAGAAACCAGCTCAACCTCGGTGACAGAAACCAGCCCAACCTCGGTGACAGGAACCAGCTCAACCTCGGTGACAGAAACCAGCCCAACCTCGGTGACAGGAACCAGGCCAACCTCGGTGACAGAAACCAGCTCAACCTCGGTGACAGAAACCAGGCCAACCTCGGTGACAGAAACCAGCTCAACCTTGGTGACAGAAACCAGCCCAACCTCGGTGACAGAAACCAGCCCAACCTCGGTGACAGAAACCAGCCCAACCTCTGAGCCCAAACGCAGCACAACCTCTGGTCCTACAATCAGCACAAGCCCTGTTCTCAAAACTGAAACAACCCACTTCACACCCGTGACCATCCCCTGCCAGCCACAGTGCAGGTGGACCAAGTGGTTCGACGTGGACTTCCCGTCCCCAGGGCCCCACGGAGGAGACGCGGACACCCTCGGCAACATCGTCAGAAGGGGAGGGAAAATCTGTCGCCGGCCCGAGTACATCACGCGGCTGGAGTGCCGGGTCGAGAGCCACCCCGAGGTCAGCATCGAGACGCTGGGCCAGGTGGTAGAGTGCAACGTCAGCAAGGACCTGATGTGCCGGAACCGGGACCAGAGTGGCGACGTCGGGATGTGCAACTACGAGGTCCGCGTGCTGTGCTGTGAGCCCCCGGAGCACTGCCCTCGTACTTCTGTGACGCCTTACACGACTCCATCTACCAAGCCCTCGTCGCCTCCAGAACCGACCTCCGTGGTGTCCACCACGACATGTTACTGCAGTGTGTCTGACAAGTTCTACCCCGCAG GATCCATCATTTACAACCGGACCGACCTCGACGGCCACTGCTATTACGCCACGTGCAGCCTGGACTGCCACGTGGTCAGGACGCACTACACCTGTGCCAGCGGCACAACACCTCCCGTCCCAACCACCTCCCCGGCCGGGTCCTCCCCTTCAGCCTCCGCGCCCGTCACCGCGCAGGGATGCCCAAACGCGGTCCCCCCAAGAAGG AAAGGCGAGACCTGGGCCATGCCCAACTGCTCTCGGGCCACCTGCGAGGGCAACGGCGTCATCACCCTGCAGCCACGGCCGTGCCCGCAGGTGCAGCGGCCGACGTGCGCCAACGGCTACCCGCCCGTGGAGGTGGTCGACCCCGACAGCTGCTGCCCGCACTACCAGTGCCAGT GTGTGTGCAGCGGCTGGGGCGACCCCCACTACATCACCTTCGACGGCACCTACTACACGTTCCTGGACAACTGCACGTACGTGCTGGTGCAGCAGATCCTACCCGTGTACGGCCACTTGCGCGTGCTCATCGACAACTACTTCTGCGGGGCGGAGGACGGGCTCTCCTGCCCGCAGTCCATCATCGTCGAGTACCGGCAGGACCGCGTCGTGCTGACCCGCAAGCCCGTGCTCGGGGTGATGACCAACGAG ATCGTCTTCAACGACAAAGTGGTCAAGCCCGGCTTCCAGAAGGACGGCGTGAGCATCTCCCAGATCGGCATCAAGATGTACCTGACCATCCCCGAGCTCGGCGTCCAGGTCATGTTCTCCGGCCTCATCTTCTCGGTGGAGCTGCCTTTCAGCAAGTTCGCCAACAACACCGAGGGGCAGTGTG GCACCTGCACCAATGACAAGAAGGATGAGTGCCGTCTCCCCGGGGGCACCGTGGTGCCCTCCTGCTCTGATATGTCCGGCCACTGGAAGGTGACGACGCCCCACCAGCCACCCTGCCACGGGCCACCCCCGAAGCCCACTGCAGTCGGGCCCACGCCCTCGCCCACCCCCTGCCTGCCTTCGCCGATCTGCCAGCTGATTCTGAGCGA GGTCTTCGAGCTGTGTCACCCTCTGATCCCCCCGCTGGCATTCTACCAAGGCTGCACCTTCGACCACTGCCACCTGAACGACTCCAGCGTGCTGTGCTCTAGCCTGGAGCTGTATGCGTCCCTCTGCACCTCCCGAGGCGTGTGCATCGACTGGAGGCGCCACACCAACCACACGTGCT CGTTCACCTGCCCTGCTGACAAGGTGTACCGGCCGTGTGGCCCGTCCAAGCCCTCATACTGCTATGGGAGTGACAACACCAGCCTCGT GGCTCTTCAGGACACTGTCCCCATCACAGAAGGCTGCTTCTGTCCAGAGAACATGACGCGTTTCAGCATGAGCTCTCCAGTCTGCGTGCCTGCGGACTGCCACC ggTGCCTGGGCCCCCACGGGGAGGCTGTGGAG CCCGGCCACACCATCAGCGTGGACTGCCGGCGGTGCACCTGTGAGAGCAGCACGCTGACAATGAGCTGTCACAggcagccctgccccctgcccccagcctgccccctgcccgGCTTCGTGCCTGTGCCTGCAGCCCCGCAGGCCGGCCAGTGCTGCCCCCAGTACAACTGCG CCTGTGACACCAGCTACTGCCCCAAGTCCGTGGCCTGTCCCGAGGGCTCCCACCCGGTCGTGACCTATAAGGAGGGGGCCTGCTGCCCCAGCCAGAACTGCA GCTGGGACGTCTGCAGCGTTAACGGTACCTTGTACCAG CCCGGCTCCGTGGTCTCCTCCAGTCTGTGCGAAACGTGCAGGTGTGAGGTGTCCAGCAGTCCCCAGTTGGACACGGTCGTCATCAGCTGTGAGACCCAGATTTGCAACACCCACTGCCCCGCG GGCTTTAAGTATCAGGAGCAGAGTGGGCAGTGCTGTGGCCTGTGTGTGCAGCAGGCCTGTGTCGTGAACGCCAGTGACAGTTCCACCCGCATCTTCTAT CCCGGCCAGTCCTGGCCAGACCCCACGAACCCATGTGTGACCCACGAGTGTGAGAAGCACCGGGACGGGCTCGTGGTGGTGACCAGGAGGAAGGCGTGTCCCCCACTCAACTGCCCTGCG GCCCAGGCCCAGCTGAGTGAGGACGGCTGCTGTCTCGCCTGTCCCCCGCCCCAACCTCGGAACC AGTCGGCCTGTGCCGTATACTACAAGCGTGAGGTCATCGTGCATGGAGATTGCAGGTCCCCACGGCCCACGAGGGTAGCCTACTGCCAGGGCAACTGCGGGGACAGCAGTGCCAA GTACTCGCTGGAGGCCAACACCATAGAGCGGAACTGCAGCTGTTGCAGGGAGCTGCGGGTTTTGCCGACGACAGTGACCCTGCGCTGCAAGGACGGCTCCAGCCGAACCTTCGGCTACACCCTGGTGAAGGAGTGCGGCTGTGTGGGGCAGCAGTGCGGCCCCCGCGGCAACCTAAGCCATTCGGAGGAGCCGGGGCCCGTGCAGAGTGACGAGGAGCAGAGCCAGGAGACGGGGCACAcgggctggaggagggggtccAGCAGCCCTCGGAGCTCCCGGCCACCTCCCTCCGGGACCCAGCGATGA